The proteins below are encoded in one region of Phycisphaerae bacterium:
- a CDS encoding DUF1559 domain-containing protein, whose amino-acid sequence MSERIDLSANSKSEIRNSKSFTLIELLVVVAIIAVLVAILLPALGTARDAARGVACRSNLRQIGAAFLHYANDHADRLPYMALAHNPGWPHPMAYTWYTNLLGGPWGGGVYYLPPIETWVRADWGTFTGPAGVWQCPSVPQAHMAPDPGTWAPGTTGQGAGYGANFWHVIRFALAPDGSPLRPATPPVSGFSRPSEIFVVADSLMYWIPTGGWKTVLSIDCPVHYPWDLLGGDPWGTSKQIPGRHAGLGNLAFIDGHVEGRRHESLRANAGNVFACDEDGDGTPDW is encoded by the coding sequence ATGAGCGAACGTATCGATCTATCAGCCAATTCGAAATCCGAAATTCGAAATTCGAAATCGTTTACGTTGATCGAGCTGCTGGTGGTGGTGGCGATCATTGCGGTGCTGGTGGCGATTCTTTTGCCGGCTTTGGGCACGGCGCGGGATGCGGCGAGGGGGGTCGCGTGCCGGAGCAACCTGAGACAGATCGGGGCCGCCTTTCTTCACTACGCCAACGATCACGCCGATCGTTTGCCGTACATGGCCCTGGCCCACAATCCCGGCTGGCCTCACCCGATGGCGTACACCTGGTACACGAATCTTCTGGGCGGTCCCTGGGGAGGCGGGGTCTATTATCTGCCGCCGATTGAGACGTGGGTGCGGGCGGACTGGGGGACGTTTACGGGCCCGGCCGGCGTTTGGCAATGTCCCTCGGTGCCTCAGGCCCACATGGCCCCTGACCCCGGCACCTGGGCGCCAGGCACCACGGGTCAGGGCGCCGGATACGGGGCCAACTTCTGGCACGTGATCCGCTTCGCCCTGGCCCCGGATGGCAGTCCGCTTCGTCCGGCGACTCCGCCGGTTTCGGGTTTCTCGCGTCCGAGCGAGATTTTTGTGGTCGCCGACAGCCTGATGTACTGGATTCCCACCGGCGGCTGGAAGACCGTTTTGAGCATCGACTGCCCGGTGCACTACCCGTGGGACCTGCTCGGCGGCGATCCGTGGGGCACGTCGAAGCAGATTCCCGGGCGACACGCCGGGTTAGGCAACCTGGCGTTTATCGACGGCCACGTCGAAGGGCGGCGGCACGAGTCGCTGCGGGCGAATGCCGGCAACGTCTTCGCCTGCGACGAGGACGGCGACGGTACGCCGGACTGGTAA
- a CDS encoding prepilin-type N-terminal cleavage/methylation domain-containing protein, translating into MNMGELAGHFTHSKFEVRNSKSFTLIELLVVVAIIAVLVAILLPALASARESAQAVECQSNLHQLGTGFELYSVEHGDFIASISYTQATDGQWYTNLIDKYVPVQQWYDYVCGIPGMESGAWSCPTATSEPFLRSAGYGVNATHLMNSDPRNKNRSLISRPAQLWLIGDTRMWWTGLDDWCTGYIWLHCSVCTDWNYLGAWWEGTRQASPRHRDQVNICFVDGHVEAWSHRDCQQNKNDLFGHYGY; encoded by the coding sequence ATGAACATGGGCGAGCTTGCAGGTCATTTCACACATTCGAAATTTGAGGTCCGAAATTCGAAGTCGTTTACGCTGATAGAACTTCTCGTGGTGGTGGCTATTATTGCAGTGCTGGTGGCGATCTTATTGCCGGCGCTGGCTTCGGCGCGGGAGTCGGCGCAGGCGGTGGAGTGTCAGAGCAACCTGCACCAGTTGGGTACGGGGTTTGAGCTGTACTCGGTGGAGCACGGCGACTTTATCGCCTCGATCAGTTACACGCAGGCAACGGACGGGCAGTGGTATACGAATTTGATCGACAAGTACGTGCCGGTCCAGCAGTGGTACGATTACGTCTGCGGCATTCCGGGCATGGAGTCGGGTGCGTGGAGTTGTCCGACGGCGACGTCCGAGCCGTTTTTGCGCTCGGCTGGCTACGGCGTGAACGCGACGCATTTGATGAACAGCGACCCGCGGAACAAGAACCGCTCGCTGATTTCGCGTCCGGCCCAGTTATGGCTGATCGGCGACACGCGGATGTGGTGGACGGGTCTGGATGACTGGTGCACGGGCTACATCTGGCTCCACTGTTCGGTCTGCACGGACTGGAACTACCTTGGCGCGTGGTGGGAGGGCACGCGTCAGGCCTCGCCGCGGCACCGCGATCAGGTGAATATCTGTTTTGTCGACGGCCACGTCGAGGCGTGGAGTCATCGCGATTGCCAGCAGAACAAGAACGATCTGTTTGGCCACTACGGCTACTGA